Proteins from one Thioflavicoccus mobilis 8321 genomic window:
- a CDS encoding DUF6734 family protein, protein MRIVWSLWTRPLSAGGRIGWRSPKDHLLSWILSVGLARRHYLDTCLVTDDAGAALLVDGLGLEFAEVSLSLNALARHDPDWWALGKLHAYAEQSAPFLHIDSDVYLWEPLPEDLLAAPVIASHPEYPQLGRSCYRPDVLEHDLRAGGGYIPPELQRYLPIDGVLRAENCGIFGGHRLDFIRHYAETAKTLVHHPRNQPIWAARDENYSDAILFEQLLLSACLSYHQGRDGSPWSDISIRYLFDSYEDAAANAASRGFTHLIAGAKWDASVVAGLERCVERQFPEHYARALELTARAVA, encoded by the coding sequence ATGCGAATCGTCTGGTCTTTGTGGACGCGGCCGCTGTCGGCCGGCGGGCGGATCGGCTGGCGCTCGCCGAAGGATCACCTGCTCTCGTGGATCCTGTCGGTCGGGCTCGCGCGCCGCCACTACTTGGATACCTGCCTGGTCACCGACGACGCCGGCGCCGCGCTCCTCGTCGACGGCCTGGGCCTGGAGTTCGCCGAGGTCAGCCTGTCGCTCAACGCCCTGGCCCGCCACGACCCCGACTGGTGGGCCCTCGGCAAGCTCCACGCCTATGCCGAGCAGTCGGCGCCCTTCCTGCACATCGACAGCGACGTCTACCTCTGGGAGCCGCTACCCGAGGACCTGCTCGCGGCCCCGGTCATCGCCTCCCACCCCGAGTATCCGCAGCTCGGTCGCTCCTGCTACCGGCCCGACGTCTTGGAGCACGACCTGCGCGCCGGCGGCGGCTACATCCCGCCGGAGCTCCAACGCTACCTGCCGATCGATGGGGTCCTGCGGGCCGAGAACTGCGGGATCTTCGGCGGCCACCGGCTCGACTTCATCCGCCACTACGCCGAGACCGCCAAGACCCTGGTCCACCACCCACGCAACCAGCCGATCTGGGCCGCCCGCGACGAGAACTACAGCGATGCGATCCTCTTCGAGCAGTTGCTGCTATCCGCCTGCCTCAGCTACCACCAGGGCCGCGACGGATCGCCTTGGTCCGATATCTCGATCCGCTACCTGTTCGACTCCTACGAGGACGCCGCCGCGAACGCCGCCAGCCGCGGCTTCACCCACCTGATCGCTGGCGCCAAATGGGACGCGTCTGTCGTCGCCGGCCTAGAGCGCTGCGTCGAGCGACAGTTCCCGGAGCACTACGCCCGAGCCCTCGAACTCACGGCCCGGGCGGTGGCCTGA
- a CDS encoding PilW family protein, with product MHRQSGLSLVSLMVGLTLSLLSVAAMMAMYKITVGISVSARQAAELTAQIDTALLVAQKKLQAAGYGLTSPAYGTNLFVLQDAALDGGALTGSAVSIGTVGNATVWEWEDDSTQCDLLLAPSDGVGLLYASVACSAATDWATLDWGTPVTLVDDFGNDNPDVAIEQSIAFTAQEEETCRPFGLTDPGVSGERLALVITVSDTLTPEHALEQKQKVRTCLLNF from the coding sequence ATGCACCGTCAATCTGGTCTCTCCCTGGTGAGCCTGATGGTGGGGCTGACGCTTTCCCTGTTGTCCGTCGCCGCCATGATGGCGATGTACAAGATCACCGTCGGGATCTCCGTCAGCGCCCGCCAAGCCGCCGAGCTCACGGCCCAGATCGACACGGCCTTGCTGGTCGCACAGAAGAAGCTCCAAGCCGCCGGATACGGCCTCACCTCTCCGGCCTACGGCACGAATCTCTTCGTTCTGCAGGACGCGGCGCTCGATGGAGGGGCCCTCACCGGCTCGGCGGTGTCCATCGGGACCGTGGGCAACGCCACCGTCTGGGAATGGGAAGACGACAGCACGCAATGCGACCTCCTCCTCGCACCGAGCGACGGCGTTGGCTTGCTCTACGCATCGGTTGCATGCAGCGCGGCCACTGACTGGGCGACGCTCGACTGGGGGACGCCCGTCACGCTGGTCGACGACTTCGGCAATGACAACCCCGATGTCGCGATCGAGCAGAGCATCGCCTTCACGGCGCAGGAGGAAGAGACCTGCCGGCCGTTCGGCCTCACCGATCCCGGGGTGAGCGGCGAGCGTCTCGCGCTTGTCATCACGGTGAGCGACACGCTGACGCCCGAACATGCGCTGGAGCAGAAGCAGAAGGTACGAACCTGCCTGCTCAACTTCTAG
- a CDS encoding eCIS core domain-containing protein, with translation MYLARQALQSGGEPLPGPARRQFEAHWGHDLSRVRIHADAKATSSARELGAAAYTVGRNIVFDKRFYNPSTAAGERILAHELAHAVADRMAEPAPTLRLGAASSAEESAARHAADTLSPPRTASGAADTIHRITREQALTYAQSLDTRYPNWLGVIPNCPCTFREARASSHFVYSALNDLVLSLFHPGATSSVRSSRGYQTTPGTNHGQQCCYDDFGDLITDGAAAGTPDVWSPETNFQEHQDWDVATFHALGWRVYNQYWRPNRGTRCERNAALITRRRSQSRTDPVDRTVTTQSGVAWALHANGSAYLVQIRIENSSTSPGRTGIYFRQFVDPELREDTIARARRLQPRGLQTIPWGVITGCPASPPTTAIRR, from the coding sequence ATGTATCTTGCTCGCCAGGCGTTGCAATCCGGTGGCGAGCCGCTTCCCGGGCCGGCACGGCGCCAGTTCGAGGCTCACTGGGGTCACGACCTCAGCCGCGTCCGCATCCACGCAGACGCTAAAGCCACATCGTCAGCACGTGAGCTCGGCGCCGCTGCGTACACCGTCGGCCGCAACATCGTCTTCGATAAGCGCTTTTACAATCCATCGACCGCCGCCGGCGAACGTATCCTCGCCCACGAACTGGCGCACGCCGTCGCCGATCGCATGGCCGAACCGGCTCCGACACTGCGCCTAGGCGCAGCCAGCAGTGCCGAGGAGTCGGCCGCCCGTCACGCCGCCGACACCCTCTCGCCGCCCCGCACCGCCAGCGGCGCTGCCGATACGATCCACCGCATCACGCGCGAGCAGGCCCTCACCTACGCACAGTCGCTCGACACCAGGTACCCCAACTGGCTTGGCGTCATTCCCAACTGCCCATGCACCTTCCGTGAGGCCCGCGCCTCGTCGCACTTCGTCTACTCGGCGTTGAACGACTTGGTGCTAAGCCTGTTCCACCCCGGCGCTACGTCATCGGTGCGATCGTCCCGCGGCTATCAGACAACGCCCGGCACCAACCACGGCCAGCAGTGCTGCTACGACGACTTCGGCGACCTCATCACCGACGGTGCCGCCGCCGGGACTCCCGACGTCTGGTCGCCGGAGACGAACTTCCAAGAGCATCAGGACTGGGACGTCGCGACCTTCCATGCCCTCGGTTGGCGGGTCTACAATCAGTATTGGCGCCCGAACCGCGGCACCCGCTGCGAGCGCAACGCCGCGCTGATTACGCGCCGGCGCTCGCAGAGCCGTACCGATCCGGTCGACCGCACCGTGACCACCCAGAGCGGTGTGGCGTGGGCGCTTCACGCCAATGGTAGCGCCTACCTCGTGCAGATCAGGATCGAGAACTCGAGCACCAGCCCCGGCCGCACCGGCATCTACTTTCGCCAGTTTGTCGACCCGGAGCTGCGCGAGGACACCATTGCCCGTGCCCGTCGATTGCAGCCGCGCGGTCTGCAAACCATCCCGTGGGGCGTTATCACCGGCTGCCCCGCCAGCCCGCCGACCACCGCCATTCGCCGCTAA
- a CDS encoding toll/interleukin-1 receptor domain-containing protein, whose amino-acid sequence MTHIFVSHATRDRKLLVSLERALQSQSKGELTIWHSDNLTVGLDWTREIQRRIVIADAYVLLVTESYSQSLDSAYEMGMISQAHQNRHVPAIPVWQHPATPELSPLRNLLGVSLPQTNSRDFEEALQRAADQILKAVDQSISSRKNGVRSCLLPSPG is encoded by the coding sequence ATGACGCACATCTTCGTTAGCCACGCCACTCGCGATCGAAAGCTCCTCGTTTCGTTGGAGAGAGCACTACAGTCGCAGAGCAAAGGTGAACTGACGATATGGCACTCAGATAATCTTACGGTCGGCTTAGACTGGACTAGAGAGATTCAACGCCGCATAGTGATCGCCGACGCTTACGTCCTTCTTGTAACGGAAAGTTACTCGCAATCTCTGGATTCGGCTTACGAGATGGGCATGATCTCCCAGGCTCACCAGAATCGACATGTCCCAGCAATCCCTGTTTGGCAACATCCCGCCACGCCTGAGCTATCGCCGTTGCGCAACCTGCTTGGGGTAAGCCTCCCCCAGACGAATTCCCGGGACTTTGAAGAAGCTCTACAAAGGGCCGCCGACCAAATCCTCAAGGCGGTTGACCAGAGCATTTCGTCCCGAAAAAACGGTGTCAGGTCTTGCCTTTTGCCATCTCCGGGCTAA
- a CDS encoding BrnT family toxin, producing the protein MNRLSFEWDPRKDASNQKKHGVSFYEAKTVFTDEYARLIADPDHSDEEDRFILLGVSIRFRLLVVCHCVRSGEVVRIISARKANQREVKVYEGYRHA; encoded by the coding sequence GTGAACCGTTTAAGCTTCGAATGGGATCCCCGAAAGGATGCTTCCAACCAGAAGAAGCATGGCGTCTCATTCTACGAGGCAAAAACCGTCTTTACAGACGAGTACGCTCGTTTAATCGCCGATCCAGACCATTCCGACGAGGAGGATCGGTTCATATTGCTGGGCGTGAGTATTCGTTTTCGTCTGCTGGTCGTGTGCCACTGCGTCAGGTCGGGAGAGGTCGTGCGAATCATCTCGGCGCGCAAGGCCAATCAGCGAGAAGTAAAGGTTTATGAAGGCTACCGACATGCGTGA
- a CDS encoding transposase produces the protein MARPLRLEFPGALYHITSRGDAREDIYRGDGDRRMFLALLAEVCERFNWWGHAYCLMSNHYHLLMETPDANLSRGMRQLNGVYTRRFNDFHGRCGHVFQGRYKAIIVQKETYLRELARYIVLNPVRARILDRPQDWPWSSYSATTGEASCPSWLRRDWLLSAFGLTEAAAVAHYRRFVAEGIGQPGPWEQLKQQVFLGSDAFVEEVSRRVPKDRDLSEVPLAQRRPPAKPLAEYVSLYPDRDQAIAAAYASGGYTLKEIGNHFGLHYARISRIVRAAGVPGR, from the coding sequence ATGGCTCGCCCTCTCAGACTCGAATTTCCCGGTGCTCTGTACCACATCACCTCGCGCGGTGACGCACGCGAGGACATCTATCGGGGTGACGGGGACCGCCGAATGTTCCTCGCCCTACTTGCCGAGGTCTGTGAGCGCTTCAACTGGTGGGGACACGCCTACTGTTTGATGTCGAACCACTACCACTTGTTGATGGAGACGCCCGATGCGAACTTGTCCAGGGGCATGCGGCAACTCAACGGCGTCTATACCCGGCGCTTCAACGACTTCCACGGCCGTTGCGGACACGTCTTCCAGGGGCGGTACAAAGCGATCATTGTCCAGAAGGAGACCTACCTGAGGGAGTTGGCGCGTTACATCGTCCTCAACCCTGTACGGGCACGGATCCTCGACCGACCCCAGGATTGGCCATGGAGCAGTTACTCGGCAACGACAGGTGAGGCATCATGTCCGAGTTGGCTGCGTCGGGATTGGCTGTTGTCGGCCTTCGGGTTAACCGAAGCGGCGGCCGTGGCCCACTATCGGCGCTTCGTCGCCGAGGGCATCGGGCAGCCCGGCCCTTGGGAACAGTTGAAGCAACAGGTCTTTCTCGGATCGGACGCGTTCGTTGAAGAAGTCAGCCGCCGGGTGCCGAAGGACCGGGACTTAAGCGAAGTCCCCCTCGCCCAGCGCCGCCCACCCGCCAAGCCGCTGGCCGAGTACGTCAGCCTCTACCCCGATCGAGACCAAGCCATTGCCGCAGCGTACGCCAGCGGCGGCTACACGCTGAAAGAAATTGGCAACCATTTTGGCCTGCATTACGCGCGGATCAGCCGGATCGTCCGCGCCGCCGGTGTGCCTGGCCGGTGA
- a CDS encoding DUF6519 domain-containing protein has translation MTFDCSRFSFDPKRDFAGVVLQQGRVALDADWNEWLAQLARRLQVGTLDALGQAVVPRETPDAFRIRWSGDTLTIGPGRAYIDGLLIECHGTAPGAWSRALAEPAADGAVGYADQPYQPAPPALPAGAGPHLVYLDCWRRDLTSLHDPSLVEPALGVDTAGRWQMVWQVKVLANWAGGPCVGADLDLGALAADLRPSGGRLTVTTGDPPESTDPCRIPPAAGYRGLENQLYRVEVHRGGPLGTATFKWSRDNATVATRATAFPALDRLVVESLGRDERLGFHDGDWVEVIDRRRELANLPGELRRLRPDGGVDPATRTLTLASPLPDGAFALGDDGDYLLVRRWDQAGNQYREDGSVLTDLSVAGADGAIPIQAPGTRLFLEHGILVEFHLEGEGGFRSGDHWTFAARSANTSVTALDRAPPQGIHHHYAPLALIRQPQAVEDLRVPLTPSSGSIHVCSVQASDGAGGAASLRPGQSLTVDRLGEGLAVLIRERLALDSVNDGALHVSAEIPYRLPGAYSGAPQGAVVAYQPVVLPGEVALANQGVLTWTPYGQTVAFLADLLAGDVARLGNVRFESELEVFDHGGPRSQWGLAPGNLVIQTAPAGTSPTGARAGALPTTAVHRYRVEEGAVYAGLTADLSGTGVVGMVFDWRDAENWSYFFVENYWGVYSGGGYPQSRLGFVEVRDGVIDLERRSEHTLTTSHVMRISLDIKQTDDRLQFGGRATFSYGIQDVQDTDWQISAKTFAAGSRLGLATAGLGTARFSRLQVNYPGQAPVTLVPAGIAQRLLARLVLKRSLLAVADPAGTPLGGAFAAPVPEPDFETWFWLTPAAPSYGYRYGYGGGIGGLFGGIGVERLLG, from the coding sequence ATGACCTTCGATTGCAGCCGCTTCAGCTTCGACCCGAAGCGCGACTTCGCCGGCGTCGTCCTGCAGCAGGGCCGGGTCGCCCTCGATGCCGACTGGAACGAATGGCTGGCGCAGCTCGCCCGACGCCTCCAGGTCGGCACGCTCGATGCGCTCGGCCAGGCCGTCGTGCCGCGCGAGACGCCGGATGCCTTCCGCATCCGCTGGTCCGGCGACACCCTGACCATCGGCCCCGGCCGCGCCTACATCGACGGCCTGCTCATCGAGTGCCACGGCACGGCGCCGGGCGCCTGGTCGCGGGCGCTGGCCGAGCCCGCCGCCGATGGCGCCGTCGGCTATGCCGATCAGCCCTACCAGCCGGCCCCGCCGGCGCTGCCCGCCGGTGCGGGGCCGCATCTGGTCTACCTCGACTGCTGGCGGCGCGACCTCACCAGCCTGCACGACCCGAGCCTCGTCGAGCCGGCGCTCGGCGTCGATACCGCCGGGCGCTGGCAGATGGTCTGGCAGGTCAAGGTCCTGGCGAACTGGGCCGGCGGTCCCTGCGTCGGTGCCGATCTCGACCTCGGGGCGCTCGCGGCGGACTTGCGCCCCTCGGGCGGGCGGCTGACGGTCACGACCGGCGACCCGCCGGAATCGACCGATCCCTGCCGGATCCCGCCGGCGGCCGGCTACCGGGGGCTCGAAAACCAGCTCTACCGCGTCGAGGTGCACCGCGGCGGGCCGCTCGGGACGGCGACCTTCAAGTGGTCGCGCGATAACGCCACCGTCGCGACCCGCGCCACCGCCTTCCCGGCGCTGGACCGGCTGGTCGTCGAGAGCCTGGGCCGCGACGAGCGGCTTGGCTTCCACGACGGCGACTGGGTCGAGGTCATCGATCGGCGCCGCGAGCTCGCCAACCTGCCCGGCGAGTTGCGCCGCCTGCGCCCGGACGGCGGCGTCGATCCGGCGACGCGCACGCTGACCCTCGCGAGCCCGCTGCCCGACGGGGCCTTCGCCCTCGGCGACGACGGCGACTACCTGCTCGTGCGGCGCTGGGACCAGGCCGGCAACCAGTACCGCGAGGACGGCAGCGTCCTGACCGACCTGAGCGTGGCCGGGGCCGATGGCGCGATCCCGATCCAGGCCCCCGGAACCCGGCTGTTCCTCGAGCACGGCATCCTCGTCGAATTCCATCTGGAAGGGGAGGGCGGCTTCCGCAGCGGTGACCACTGGACCTTCGCCGCACGGAGCGCCAATACCTCGGTCACGGCGCTCGATCGGGCGCCGCCCCAGGGCATCCACCACCACTATGCGCCGCTTGCGCTGATCCGCCAGCCGCAGGCCGTCGAAGACCTGCGGGTACCGCTGACCCCGTCGAGCGGCAGCATCCACGTCTGCTCGGTCCAGGCGAGCGACGGCGCCGGCGGTGCCGCGTCGTTGCGCCCAGGCCAGTCGCTGACGGTCGACCGCCTCGGCGAGGGCCTGGCGGTGCTGATCCGCGAGCGCCTCGCGCTCGATAGCGTCAACGACGGGGCGCTCCACGTGAGCGCCGAGATCCCCTATCGCCTGCCCGGGGCCTACAGCGGCGCGCCGCAGGGTGCGGTGGTCGCCTACCAGCCGGTCGTGCTGCCCGGCGAGGTCGCCTTAGCCAATCAGGGCGTGCTGACCTGGACACCCTACGGGCAGACGGTTGCCTTCCTCGCCGACCTGCTGGCCGGCGATGTCGCGCGCCTCGGGAACGTGCGCTTCGAGTCCGAGCTGGAGGTCTTCGACCACGGCGGGCCGCGCTCCCAGTGGGGGCTGGCGCCGGGCAATCTGGTGATCCAGACCGCGCCAGCTGGCACCTCGCCAACCGGCGCCCGGGCGGGCGCGCTGCCGACCACCGCCGTGCACCGCTACCGGGTCGAGGAGGGGGCCGTCTACGCCGGCCTTACCGCCGACCTCAGCGGCACCGGGGTGGTCGGGATGGTCTTCGACTGGCGCGATGCCGAGAACTGGTCGTATTTCTTCGTCGAGAACTACTGGGGGGTCTACAGCGGCGGCGGCTACCCGCAGTCCCGCCTGGGGTTCGTCGAGGTGCGCGACGGCGTCATCGATCTGGAGCGTCGCTCCGAGCACACCCTCACGACCAGCCATGTCATGCGCATCAGCCTGGACATCAAACAGACCGATGATCGGCTCCAGTTTGGCGGTCGCGCGACGTTCTCGTACGGCATCCAGGACGTGCAGGATACCGACTGGCAGATTTCGGCCAAGACCTTCGCCGCCGGCTCGCGGCTGGGTCTCGCGACCGCCGGTCTGGGCACGGCCCGTTTCAGCCGCCTGCAGGTCAACTACCCGGGCCAGGCGCCGGTCACCCTGGTGCCGGCCGGTATCGCCCAACGGCTACTCGCGCGCCTGGTCCTGAAGCGCTCGCTGCTGGCGGTCGCCGACCCGGCCGGCACGCCGCTCGGCGGTGCCTTCGCCGCGCCCGTGCCGGAACCTGACTTCGAGACCTGGTTCTGGCTCACCCCGGCGGCGCCGAGCTATGGCTATCGCTACGGCTATGGTGGTGGCATCGGTGGTCTGTTCGGCGGCATCGGCGTCGAGCGGCTGCTCGGCTAG
- a CDS encoding IS3 family transposase (programmed frameshift), with protein sequence MTRRKRRNHAPAFKAKVALAAVKGEQTLAELAAQFDVHPNQIQDWKRRLLESAEDVFAAQADQARHSEQAIETLHAKIGQLAMENGFFVQSARAQPMSARRAQIHTEHALPKVRRCALLGVARATAYYRPAPVGEQDLALMRLIDEIHLQWPFYGSRRLRDELQRHGQWVSRQRVQRLMRRMGLQALYPRRRTSQPGKGHKVYPYLLRNLSIDHANQVWATDITYIPMAKGFMYLVAIMDWHSRRVLSWRVSNTLDADFCIAALQEALGRFGAPEIFNTDQGAQFTGETFTGVLKEQRIAISMDGKGRWVDNVVVERLWRTVKYEDVYLRAYETPGQLRLGLRRYFDFYNCRRRHSALDRRTPDAVYFDQVASPMAA encoded by the exons ATGACCCGAAGAAAGCGACGCAATCACGCCCCGGCCTTCAAAGCGAAGGTCGCCCTGGCGGCGGTGAAGGGTGAGCAGACCCTGGCCGAGTTGGCCGCGCAGTTCGATGTTCACCCCAACCAGATCCAGGACTGGAAGCGGCGCTTGCTTGAGAGCGCCGAGGATGTCTTCGCTGCCCAGGCCGATCAAGCCCGCCACAGCGAGCAGGCGATCGAGACGCTCCACGCCAAGATTGGCCAGTTGGCGATGGAGAACG GATTTTTTGTCCAAAGTGCTCGGGCGCAGCCGATGAGTGCGCGTCGAGCACAGATTCACACTGAGCATGCCTTGCCCAAGGTGCGCCGCTGTGCGCTGCTGGGGGTGGCGCGCGCCACGGCCTACTACCGGCCCGCGCCGGTTGGCGAGCAGGACCTGGCACTGATGCGGCTCATCGATGAGATTCACCTGCAGTGGCCGTTCTACGGCAGCCGGCGCCTCCGCGACGAACTCCAGAGGCATGGCCAGTGGGTCTCACGCCAACGCGTGCAGCGTCTGATGCGCCGCATGGGCCTGCAGGCGTTGTATCCACGGCGCCGCACGAGCCAGCCGGGCAAGGGACACAAGGTCTACCCGTATCTGCTCAGGAACCTGAGCATCGATCATGCGAACCAGGTCTGGGCCACCGACATCACCTACATCCCGATGGCCAAGGGGTTCATGTACCTGGTGGCCATCATGGACTGGCACTCGCGCCGCGTGCTTTCCTGGCGGGTGTCGAACACCCTCGATGCCGACTTCTGCATCGCGGCGCTGCAGGAGGCCTTAGGGCGCTTCGGCGCCCCGGAGATCTTCAACACCGACCAAGGGGCGCAGTTCACCGGCGAGACCTTCACCGGTGTGCTCAAGGAGCAGCGCATCGCCATCAGCATGGACGGCAAGGGCCGCTGGGTCGACAACGTCGTCGTCGAGCGCCTGTGGCGCACCGTCAAGTACGAGGACGTCTACCTGCGTGCCTACGAGACGCCCGGCCAGCTTCGACTGGGCTTGCGGCGGTACTTCGATTTCTACAACTGCCGGCGCCGCCACAGCGCGCTGGACCGACGCACCCCGGATGCGGTGTACTTCGACCAGGTTGCCAGCCCCATGGCCGCCTGA
- a CDS encoding BrnA antitoxin family protein codes for MRDHYDFSKSVKNPYAKKLKKQVTIRLDEDTIEYFKQLADEKDLPYQSLINLYLRDCAQSRKDLKIEWR; via the coding sequence ATGCGTGATCACTACGATTTTTCAAAGTCAGTCAAGAATCCATACGCCAAGAAACTCAAGAAGCAGGTCACCATACGGCTCGACGAAGATACGATCGAGTATTTCAAGCAGCTTGCTGATGAAAAGGATCTTCCCTATCAGAGCCTCATTAATCTCTATCTCAGAGACTGCGCCCAGTCGCGCAAGGATCTCAAGATCGAGTGGCGGTAG
- a CDS encoding transposase, which produces MALNRCTDLAGDAAAVSPLHRDAMPHVTILSSYIALLCLGKSDFEAITGFREDPYFGEVLGLDRVPSEGILRQRMDAHAAAYQGVVEAAAIEFLRRSDAQITALENGLVPLDCDVTPFDNSQSKKEGVSRTDKGEDGYAPIAAYLGREGYCVGLELRPGSQHCQNGTPEFLQRVIGRARQLSTAPLLLRLDSGTDAIENIVLVEALNDCDESRAPVHHLIK; this is translated from the coding sequence ATGGCCTTGAATCGATGCACCGACCTGGCTGGGGATGCGGCAGCGGTCTCGCCGTTGCACCGCGATGCGATGCCGCACGTGACGATCCTCTCGAGCTACATTGCCCTGCTGTGTCTGGGCAAGAGTGATTTCGAGGCCATTACGGGGTTTCGGGAAGACCCCTACTTTGGCGAAGTGCTGGGACTGGATCGCGTGCCCTCGGAGGGCATCCTTCGTCAGCGCATGGATGCCCATGCCGCGGCCTACCAGGGCGTGGTGGAGGCGGCCGCGATCGAGTTTCTGCGCCGCAGCGACGCGCAGATCACGGCGCTGGAGAATGGCCTGGTGCCGCTCGATTGCGATGTCACGCCCTTTGACAACTCCCAGTCGAAGAAGGAAGGGGTCTCGCGCACCGACAAGGGCGAGGATGGCTATGCCCCGATCGCCGCGTATCTGGGCCGGGAGGGCTACTGCGTGGGTCTGGAGCTGCGCCCGGGCAGCCAGCACTGTCAGAACGGCACGCCGGAGTTTCTCCAGCGTGTCATTGGGCGCGCCCGGCAGTTGAGCACCGCCCCCTTGCTGCTGCGTCTGGACAGCGGCACCGACGCCATCGAGAACATTGTCCTGGTCGAGGCCCTCAACGATTGCGATGAGTCGCGCGCCCCAGTGCATCACCTGATCAAATAG
- a CDS encoding PulJ/GspJ family protein, with protein MARYADRFRRARGDTLIEALVAILLMAILGFGLAYGASRALNAQRGLAVQSRAIMEMRDYLQNQDDLLCEPGTAMSWTHDIAGKTITFEVTCEQREIEVDGGAVTVWLPTTVATQSSDTSMALFGGDGRVAFTLE; from the coding sequence GTGGCACGCTACGCTGATCGCTTCCGCCGAGCGCGCGGCGATACGCTCATCGAGGCCCTCGTCGCGATCCTCCTGATGGCGATCCTCGGGTTTGGGCTCGCCTATGGCGCCTCACGTGCGCTCAACGCGCAGCGTGGGCTGGCGGTGCAGAGCCGAGCCATCATGGAGATGCGCGACTATCTCCAGAATCAGGACGACCTGCTCTGCGAGCCCGGCACCGCGATGAGCTGGACGCATGATATCGCGGGCAAGACGATCACTTTCGAGGTCACCTGCGAGCAGCGCGAGATCGAGGTCGACGGGGGGGCCGTGACCGTCTGGTTGCCCACGACGGTTGCCACCCAGAGCAGCGATACCTCCATGGCCTTGTTCGGCGGCGACGGTCGCGTCGCGTTCACCCTGGAGTAG
- a CDS encoding prepilin-type N-terminal cleavage/methylation domain-containing protein, with translation MVNGQTGFSLIELMITLLILSITLLVGVPFTGRWVQSAQVQETRSLLLQGYGQAAALALRNPLGVTGSQAAASLKLVTDDEGDSTLLVCEGPSGDAECAIGGSRAHWQTELTRATGVAIRLNGAETGAASLDNTGLPITGTAFLVTKGEAKESGTLR, from the coding sequence ATGGTGAACGGGCAGACGGGCTTTTCACTGATCGAGCTGATGATCACGTTGCTGATCCTGAGCATCACCTTGCTCGTCGGCGTCCCCTTCACCGGCCGCTGGGTCCAGAGCGCTCAGGTCCAGGAGACCAGGTCGCTCCTGCTCCAGGGATACGGCCAGGCGGCCGCGCTGGCCCTGCGAAACCCTCTGGGCGTGACGGGATCGCAGGCAGCGGCATCCCTCAAGCTGGTCACGGACGACGAGGGCGACTCGACGCTATTGGTCTGCGAGGGGCCGTCGGGCGACGCCGAATGCGCCATCGGGGGCTCGCGGGCACACTGGCAGACCGAGCTGACCCGCGCCACCGGGGTCGCGATCAGGTTGAACGGGGCGGAAACCGGGGCCGCGAGCCTGGACAACACCGGGCTGCCCATCACCGGCACTGCCTTCTTGGTCACGAAGGGCGAGGCGAAGGAAAGTGGCACGCTACGCTGA
- a CDS encoding type IV pilin protein — MTTGFTLIEMMVVVVLIAILATIAFPSYTSYIQKSQAKAAAADLVTLGLNAENWYARNLSYPTDGDDWKGGWSPSQGDYFTYDETLKEAGYALTATRKSGGDCTISLTVDDGTVTRGATGDACGFSTW, encoded by the coding sequence ATGACGACTGGCTTTACCCTGATCGAGATGATGGTTGTCGTGGTATTGATCGCTATCCTTGCCACCATCGCCTTTCCCTCCTATACGTCATATATCCAGAAGAGCCAAGCGAAGGCGGCGGCGGCGGATCTGGTCACCTTGGGCCTCAATGCCGAGAACTGGTACGCGCGGAACCTGAGCTATCCGACCGACGGCGATGATTGGAAAGGCGGCTGGAGCCCCTCGCAAGGCGATTACTTCACCTATGACGAGACGCTCAAGGAGGCGGGCTACGCCCTCACGGCGACCAGAAAAAGCGGCGGGGATTGTACCATTTCATTGACGGTCGATGACGGCACGGTCACCCGTGGTGCCACCGGCGACGCTTGCGGATTTTCGACATGGTGA